The Streptomyces sp. NBC_01353 genome contains a region encoding:
- a CDS encoding pitrilysin family protein — protein MTDAAASLTSMTFHPQPEPGTAKPWAFPAPDRGALDNGLTVLRCHRPGQQVVAVEIFLDAPLDAEPEGLDGVATIMARALSEGTDKHSAEEFAAELERCGATLDAHADHPGVRVSLEVPVSRLPKALGLLAEALIAPAFLDTEVERLVRNRLDEIPHETANPARRAAKQLSKELFPATSRMSRPRQGTEETVEAIDATAVRAFFEAYVRPSTATAVVVGDLTDVDLDKVLAESLGAWTGNAAAPRPVPPITADDIGRVVIVDRPGAVQTQLLIGRVGADRHDRVWPAQVLGTYCLGGTLTSRLDRVLREEKGYTYGVRAFGQVLRSDGQGHGASMLAISGSVDTPNTGPALDDLWKVLRTLAAEGLTDAERDVAVQNLVGVAPLKYETAASVAGTLADQLEQHLPDDFQAQLYARLAETGTVEATAAVVNAFPVDRLVTVLVGDAAQIEEPVRALGIGEVTVVTG, from the coding sequence GTGACCGACGCTGCCGCGTCTTTGACAAGCATGACGTTCCACCCGCAGCCGGAGCCGGGCACCGCCAAGCCCTGGGCCTTCCCGGCCCCGGACCGCGGAGCGCTGGACAACGGCCTGACGGTGCTGCGCTGCCACCGCCCCGGGCAGCAGGTGGTGGCCGTCGAGATCTTCCTCGACGCCCCGCTGGACGCCGAGCCCGAGGGCCTGGACGGCGTGGCCACGATCATGGCCCGCGCCCTCTCCGAGGGCACGGACAAGCACTCCGCCGAGGAGTTCGCCGCCGAGCTGGAGCGCTGCGGCGCCACGCTCGACGCGCACGCCGACCACCCGGGCGTACGGGTCTCCCTGGAGGTCCCCGTCTCCCGGCTGCCCAAGGCGCTCGGCCTGCTCGCCGAAGCGCTGATCGCGCCGGCCTTCCTCGACACCGAGGTCGAGCGCCTGGTGCGCAACCGGCTCGACGAGATCCCGCACGAGACGGCCAACCCGGCCCGCCGGGCGGCCAAGCAGCTCTCCAAGGAGCTGTTCCCGGCCACTTCGCGCATGTCACGGCCGCGCCAGGGCACCGAGGAGACGGTGGAGGCGATCGACGCCACCGCCGTCCGCGCCTTCTTCGAGGCGTACGTCCGGCCTTCCACGGCCACGGCCGTCGTCGTCGGCGACCTGACCGACGTGGACCTGGACAAGGTCCTCGCCGAGTCGCTGGGTGCCTGGACGGGGAACGCGGCCGCGCCGCGCCCCGTCCCTCCGATCACGGCCGACGACATTGGCCGGGTGGTCATCGTCGACCGGCCGGGCGCCGTCCAGACCCAGCTGCTCATCGGGCGCGTCGGCGCCGACCGGCACGACCGTGTCTGGCCGGCCCAGGTCCTCGGCACGTACTGCCTCGGTGGCACCCTCACCTCCCGCCTGGACCGCGTCCTGCGCGAGGAGAAGGGCTACACCTACGGCGTCCGTGCCTTCGGCCAGGTGCTGCGGTCCGACGGCCAGGGCCACGGAGCCTCGATGCTCGCCATCAGCGGCTCCGTCGACACGCCCAACACCGGCCCTGCACTTGACGACCTGTGGAAGGTGCTGCGCACCCTCGCCGCCGAGGGGCTGACGGACGCCGAGCGCGATGTGGCCGTGCAGAACCTGGTGGGTGTGGCGCCGCTGAAGTACGAGACGGCCGCCTCCGTCGCCGGGACGCTCGCCGACCAGCTCGAGCAGCACCTTCCGGACGATTTCCAGGCGCAGTTGTACGCGCGGCTGGCCGAGACCGGCACGGTGGAGGCGACCGCGGCGGTCGTGAACGCCTTCCCGGTGGACCGTCTTGTCACCGTGCTCGTCGGCGACGCGGCGCAGATCGAGGAGCCGGTGCGTGCCCTCGGCATCGGCGAAGTGACCGTCGTCACCGGCTGA
- a CDS encoding thymidine kinase, giving the protein MPELVFFSGTMDCGKSTLALQIAHNRDARGLQGVIFTRDDRAGEGKLSSRLGLVTEAVEAPEGMDLYAYLVAQLSQGGKADYVIVDEAQFLAPAQIDQLARIVDDLGLDVFAFGITTDFRTKLFPGSQRLIELADRLEQLQVEALCWCGARATHNARTIGGEMVVEGAQVVVGDVNRPAEEIGYEVLCRRHHRKCMTSASAHAGALSPDVLPVNHA; this is encoded by the coding sequence ATGCCCGAGCTGGTGTTCTTCTCCGGAACGATGGACTGCGGAAAGAGCACACTGGCTCTCCAGATCGCCCACAACCGTGATGCGCGGGGACTCCAGGGTGTGATCTTCACGCGTGACGACCGGGCGGGCGAGGGCAAGTTGTCGTCCCGGCTGGGTCTGGTGACGGAGGCGGTGGAGGCGCCGGAGGGCATGGACCTGTACGCGTATCTCGTCGCCCAGCTCTCGCAGGGCGGCAAGGCGGACTACGTGATCGTGGACGAGGCGCAGTTCCTGGCCCCGGCCCAGATCGACCAGCTGGCCCGGATCGTGGACGACCTCGGGCTGGACGTGTTCGCCTTCGGCATCACGACGGACTTCCGCACCAAGCTCTTCCCCGGCTCGCAGCGCCTGATCGAGCTGGCGGACCGCCTGGAGCAGCTCCAGGTGGAGGCCTTGTGCTGGTGCGGCGCCCGCGCCACGCACAACGCCCGCACGATAGGCGGCGAGATGGTCGTCGAGGGGGCCCAGGTCGTCGTCGGCGACGTGAACCGCCCGGCGGAGGAGATCGGTTACGAGGTCCTCTGCCGCCGGCACCACCGCAAGTGCATGACCTCGGCCTCGGCCCACGCCGGCGCGCTCTCCCCGGACGTCCTCCCCGTCAACCACGCCTGA
- a CDS encoding GNAT family N-acetyltransferase — translation MQSASEQPEQPEHAYPDHWEADVVLRDGGTARIRPITVDDADRLVSFYEQVSDESKYYRFFAPYPRLSAKDVHRFTHHDFVDRVGLAATVGGEFIATVRYDRINEQGRPASAPADEAEVAFLVQDAHQGRGVASALLEHIAAVARERDIRRFAAEVLPANSKMIKVFTDAGYTQKRSFEDGSVRLHLDLEPTDRSLAVQRAREQRAEARSVQRLLTPGSVAVIGAGRAPGGVGRTVLRNLLDSGFTGRTYAVNRALGDGAATLDGVPAFRSVGDIGEPVDLAIVAVPAERVPEAVADCGEHGVQGLVVLSAGYAESGPEGRDRQRELVRQARSYGMRIIGPNAFGIINTSADVRLNASLAPQMPAAGRIGLFTQSGAIGIALLAGLHRRGAGLSSFISAGNRADVSGNDFLQHWYDDPATDVVLLYLESIGNPRKFTRLARRTAAVKPVVVVKGARHSGSAPPGHRVPVTRIGHATVSALLRQAGVIRVDTVTELVDAGLLLAGQPLPTGPRVAILGNSESLGLLTYDACLTEGLRPQRPIDLTTAATPADFRDALAAALVDDACDAVVVTAIPWVGENGAVESGDGEVLAASLRDAVASAPAPAKPVVVVHVEMGGLAEALAVATSTRPIPRRGAAGAAGSPTGAAPPSAGATAEPGAAPGPSAGGVRRAPAPTATATSTPWAGSDVPERPPTAASPAPTTTPTPADGAPVGRPPAPGAAPTHPPAPGAAPTHPPAPGAVPTGTPGYGGAPAGRSASAGRPGTAASGPAAGGPSASAGRRGTAASGPAVGGPPASAARPGTAVPASAVGGPSRPVAGRDAGEGDAPGGGDAPRPGAIPAYPAAERAVRALAEAVRYGEWRRQAAEPGRVPEFEDIDEGGAAAQIERALGEGTPEGAESAARGVTLDADAAGELLGRYGIVVLPTLPAPTPDAAVLAAARLGYPVALKTTAPHLRHRPDLGGVRLDVATEEQLRTAYAELTEALGKPAELQPVVQAMVPRGVDTVVRSAIDPAVGAVLSFGLAGAASELLGDMSHRLVPATERDAAELVRSIRTAPLLFGWRGSAPVDTPALEELLLRVSRLVDDHPEVVAIALEPVVVATHGLSVLGATVRLAPPPPRTDLGPRRLPSY, via the coding sequence ATGCAGAGCGCGTCGGAACAGCCGGAACAACCGGAACACGCCTACCCCGACCACTGGGAAGCGGATGTGGTCCTCCGTGACGGCGGCACCGCGCGCATCAGGCCCATCACCGTCGACGACGCCGACCGGCTGGTCAGCTTCTACGAGCAGGTCTCGGACGAGTCGAAGTACTACCGCTTCTTCGCGCCCTACCCGCGGCTCTCCGCCAAGGACGTGCACCGCTTCACCCATCACGACTTCGTCGACCGGGTCGGTCTCGCGGCGACCGTCGGCGGGGAGTTCATCGCCACCGTTCGGTACGACCGCATCAACGAGCAGGGGCGGCCGGCCAGCGCCCCCGCCGACGAGGCCGAGGTCGCCTTCCTGGTCCAGGACGCGCACCAGGGACGGGGCGTGGCCTCCGCGCTGCTCGAACACATCGCGGCGGTGGCGCGGGAGCGGGACATCCGGCGGTTCGCGGCGGAGGTGCTGCCCGCCAACTCGAAGATGATCAAGGTCTTCACCGACGCCGGTTACACCCAGAAGCGCAGCTTCGAGGACGGCTCCGTACGGCTGCACCTCGACCTGGAGCCCACCGACCGCTCGCTCGCGGTGCAGCGCGCGCGGGAGCAGCGGGCCGAGGCGCGCTCGGTGCAGCGTCTCCTCACACCCGGCTCGGTCGCCGTCATCGGCGCCGGACGCGCGCCGGGCGGGGTGGGTCGGACGGTCCTGCGCAACCTGCTGGACTCCGGGTTCACCGGCCGTACGTACGCCGTGAACCGCGCCCTCGGGGACGGGGCCGCCACGCTCGACGGGGTGCCGGCCTTCCGCTCCGTCGGGGACATCGGCGAACCGGTCGACCTGGCGATCGTCGCCGTGCCCGCCGAGCGGGTACCCGAGGCGGTCGCCGACTGCGGCGAGCACGGGGTGCAGGGCCTGGTCGTCCTCTCGGCGGGGTACGCGGAGAGCGGGCCGGAAGGGCGGGACCGGCAGCGTGAACTGGTGCGGCAGGCCCGCTCGTACGGGATGCGGATCATCGGACCCAACGCGTTCGGGATCATCAACACCTCGGCCGACGTCCGGCTGAACGCCTCGCTCGCGCCGCAGATGCCGGCCGCCGGGCGGATCGGGCTCTTCACCCAGTCCGGCGCGATCGGCATCGCGCTGCTCGCCGGACTCCACCGGCGCGGCGCCGGCCTCTCCTCCTTCATCTCCGCGGGCAACCGGGCGGACGTCTCGGGCAACGACTTCCTCCAGCACTGGTACGACGACCCCGCGACCGACGTCGTCCTGCTGTACCTGGAATCGATCGGGAACCCCCGGAAGTTCACCCGGCTGGCCCGGCGGACGGCGGCGGTCAAGCCGGTGGTGGTGGTCAAGGGTGCCCGGCACAGCGGGAGCGCGCCGCCGGGACACCGGGTACCGGTCACACGCATCGGGCACGCCACCGTCTCCGCGCTGCTCCGGCAGGCCGGAGTCATCCGCGTCGACACGGTCACCGAACTCGTCGACGCGGGCCTGCTGCTCGCGGGCCAGCCGTTGCCGACCGGGCCCCGGGTGGCGATCCTCGGCAACTCCGAGTCGCTCGGGCTGCTGACGTACGACGCCTGTCTGACGGAGGGCCTGCGTCCGCAGCGCCCGATCGACCTGACGACGGCGGCGACCCCGGCGGACTTCCGCGACGCGCTGGCCGCGGCGCTCGTGGACGACGCCTGTGACGCGGTCGTCGTGACGGCGATCCCATGGGTCGGCGAGAACGGCGCCGTCGAGTCGGGCGACGGCGAGGTCCTCGCGGCCTCCCTCCGCGACGCGGTCGCCTCGGCCCCGGCCCCGGCGAAGCCGGTGGTCGTGGTCCACGTGGAGATGGGTGGCCTCGCGGAAGCGCTCGCCGTGGCGACCAGCACCCGACCGATCCCCCGGAGGGGCGCCGCGGGGGCCGCCGGCTCCCCGACAGGTGCGGCCCCGCCGTCGGCGGGTGCCACCGCCGAGCCAGGTGCCGCGCCCGGCCCGTCGGCGGGAGGGGTGCGCCGGGCACCCGCGCCGACTGCTACTGCGACTTCGACGCCGTGGGCAGGAAGCGACGTGCCCGAGCGCCCCCCGACCGCCGCCTCCCCGGCGCCCACCACCACGCCGACACCCGCCGACGGCGCTCCCGTCGGCCGCCCGCCGGCGCCCGGCGCGGCACCGACGCACCCGCCGGCGCCCGGCGCGGCACCGACGCACCCGCCGGCGCCCGGCGCCGTACCGACCGGCACGCCCGGATACGGCGGCGCTCCCGCCGGTCGGTCCGCTTCCGCCGGCCGACCCGGGACCGCCGCGTCGGGACCGGCCGCCGGTGGCCCGTCCGCTTCCGCCGGCCGACGCGGGACCGCCGCGTCGGGACCCGCCGTCGGCGGCCCGCCCGCTTCCGCCGCCCGGCCAGGGACCGCCGTCCCGGCATCCGCCGTCGGTGGCCCCTCCCGCCCCGTGGCCGGACGGGACGCCGGTGAGGGCGATGCCCCCGGTGGTGGCGACGCGCCGCGCCCCGGGGCCATCCCTGCCTATCCCGCCGCCGAGCGTGCGGTGCGGGCCTTGGCCGAGGCCGTGCGGTACGGGGAGTGGCGGCGGCAGGCCGCCGAGCCGGGGCGGGTGCCCGAGTTCGAGGACATCGACGAGGGCGGGGCCGCCGCGCAGATCGAGCGGGCGCTCGGCGAAGGGACGCCGGAGGGGGCGGAGAGCGCCGCCCGGGGCGTGACCCTCGACGCCGACGCGGCCGGCGAGCTCCTCGGCCGGTACGGGATCGTGGTCCTGCCCACCCTGCCCGCGCCCACCCCCGACGCCGCCGTCCTGGCCGCCGCCCGCCTCGGCTACCCCGTCGCCCTGAAGACGACCGCCCCCCACCTGCGCCACCGCCCCGACCTCGGAGGCGTACGGCTCGATGTGGCCACCGAGGAGCAACTCCGGACCGCTTACGCCGAATTGACCGAGGCCCTCGGCAAGCCCGCCGAGCTCCAGCCGGTCGTCCAGGCCATGGTGCCGCGCGGCGTGGACACCGTCGTGCGGTCCGCCATCGACCCGGCCGTCGGCGCCGTGCTCTCCTTCGGACTCGCCGGAGCCGCCTCCGAGCTGCTCGGCGACATGTCCCACCGGCTCGTGCCGGCGACCGAACGGGACGCCGCCGAACTCGTACGGTCCATCCGTACCGCCCCGCTCCTGTTCGGCTGGCGAGGCTCCGCCCCCGTCGACACCCCGGCCCTGGAAGAGCTTCTGCTGCGGGTCTCCCGGCTCGTCGACGACCACCCCGAGGTCGTCGCGATCGCCCTGGAGCCCGTCGTCGTCGCCACGCACGGCCTCTCCGTGCTCGGCGCCACCGTCCGTCTCGCCCCGCCCCCGCCCCGGACGGACCTCGGTCCGCGCCGTCTCCCCAGTTACTGA
- a CDS encoding nucleotide pyrophosphatase/phosphodiesterase family protein — MVQPTAVTSGWPDDPVPLDLTTAPVPEYGTGSLGDLLPTLVAGQGVPGCGARIAELTPADRNCVFLIDGLGWEQIKAHPDEAPFLTSLLGGSRGGTGRPITAGFPATTATSLASVGTGRFPGTHGLAGYTVRNPETGELMNQLRWKPWSSPRVWQPYPTVFQLAHEAGIHTAQVSSPIFQDTPLTKIALSGGAFHGRLSGEERMDFAAEQLAGGDRSLVYTYYSELDGAGHRFGIDSDAWRGQLMFVDRLVQRLAEQLPPCSALYVTADHGMVDVPFDDQHRIDFDEDWELRAGVALLGGEGRARHVYAVPGAEADVLTCWREVLGEQFWVASRDEAIALGWFGDEVDERVYGRIGDVVAAAHDDVVITASVNEPHESAMVGMHGSMTPAEQLVPLLEVRS, encoded by the coding sequence ATGGTCCAGCCCACCGCCGTCACCTCCGGCTGGCCGGACGACCCCGTTCCGCTCGACCTCACCACCGCGCCCGTGCCCGAGTACGGCACCGGCTCGCTGGGCGATCTCCTTCCGACGCTCGTCGCCGGACAGGGTGTGCCCGGTTGCGGCGCCCGGATCGCCGAGCTCACGCCGGCCGACCGGAACTGCGTCTTCCTGATCGACGGGCTCGGCTGGGAGCAGATCAAGGCCCACCCGGACGAGGCCCCGTTTCTCACCTCGCTTCTCGGCGGTTCCCGCGGCGGGACAGGACGGCCCATCACGGCGGGCTTTCCCGCCACCACCGCGACCTCGCTCGCCTCGGTCGGCACGGGACGGTTCCCCGGGACGCACGGCCTGGCCGGCTACACCGTCCGCAACCCCGAGACCGGCGAGCTGATGAACCAGCTCCGCTGGAAGCCGTGGAGCTCGCCGCGCGTCTGGCAGCCGTACCCCACCGTCTTCCAGCTCGCCCACGAGGCCGGGATCCACACCGCCCAGGTCTCCTCGCCGATCTTCCAGGACACCCCGCTCACCAAGATCGCGCTGAGCGGCGGAGCGTTCCACGGCCGGCTCTCCGGCGAGGAGCGGATGGACTTCGCCGCCGAGCAGCTCGCCGGCGGCGACCGCTCGCTGGTCTACACGTACTACAGCGAGCTCGACGGGGCCGGACACCGCTTCGGTATCGACTCCGACGCCTGGCGCGGCCAGCTGATGTTCGTCGACCGGCTGGTCCAGCGCCTCGCCGAGCAGCTGCCGCCCTGCTCGGCGCTGTACGTCACGGCCGACCACGGCATGGTCGACGTCCCCTTCGACGACCAGCACCGGATCGACTTCGACGAGGACTGGGAGCTGCGCGCCGGCGTCGCCCTCCTCGGTGGCGAGGGCCGCGCCCGTCACGTCTATGCCGTGCCGGGAGCCGAGGCCGATGTGCTGACATGCTGGCGCGAGGTGCTCGGCGAGCAGTTCTGGGTGGCGAGCCGGGACGAGGCCATCGCGCTCGGCTGGTTCGGCGACGAGGTCGACGAGCGCGTGTACGGCCGGATCGGCGATGTCGTCGCGGCGGCCCACGACGATGTCGTGATCACCGCTTCCGTCAACGAGCCCCACGAGTCGGCGATGGTCGGCATGCACGGATCGATGACCCCCGCGGAGCAGCTGGTGCCGCTCCTCGAAGTGCGTTCCTGA
- a CDS encoding M23 family metallopeptidase: protein MAFTRATGKHRGPSRLTRRRAGIAGVATIATTGVIGTLASPALAADADAPSFEDTGLTQIVAADSLAATIDAQAAAQEREAAEAVERAKAEARAKAEAKRKAEARAKEIREAKERAAREAERKRLNSFQLPVAGSYVTTSYQAGGALWSSGSHSGVDFRAASGSRVVSVGSGTVVEAGWGGAYGNNIVIRMNDGTYTQYGHLSSISVSVGESVTPGQRIGLSGSTGNSTGPHLHFEARTTAEYGSDINPVAYLRARGVNV from the coding sequence ATGGCGTTCACCCGTGCCACCGGGAAGCATCGTGGTCCGAGCCGTCTGACGCGCCGCAGAGCGGGCATCGCCGGCGTCGCGACCATCGCCACCACCGGCGTCATCGGAACCCTCGCCTCGCCGGCGCTCGCCGCCGACGCGGACGCCCCCTCCTTCGAGGACACCGGCCTGACCCAGATCGTCGCCGCCGACTCCCTCGCGGCCACGATCGACGCCCAGGCCGCCGCCCAGGAGCGCGAGGCCGCCGAGGCCGTGGAGCGGGCCAAGGCCGAGGCCCGGGCGAAGGCGGAGGCGAAGCGCAAGGCCGAGGCCCGCGCCAAGGAGATCCGCGAGGCCAAGGAGCGCGCCGCCCGCGAGGCCGAGCGCAAGCGCCTGAACTCCTTCCAGCTCCCCGTCGCCGGTTCGTACGTGACCACCAGCTACCAGGCCGGTGGCGCGCTCTGGTCCTCCGGCAGCCACTCCGGCGTCGACTTCCGGGCCGCCTCCGGCAGCCGGGTCGTCTCCGTCGGCTCCGGCACCGTCGTCGAGGCCGGCTGGGGCGGCGCGTACGGCAACAACATCGTCATCCGGATGAACGACGGCACGTACACCCAGTACGGTCACTTGTCGTCCATCAGTGTCTCGGTCGGCGAGTCCGTCACCCCGGGCCAGCGGATAGGCCTCTCGGGCTCGACCGGCAACTCGACCGGCCCGCACCTCCACTTCGAGGCGCGGACCACCGCCGAGTACGGCTCCGACATCAACCCGGTCGCGTATCTGCGCGCCCGCGGCGTGAACGTCTGA
- a CDS encoding DUF5998 family protein, producing MAKTGTTTQGLRAAIERSGYYPALVAEAVEAAVGGEAIASYLVHQETTFDSNEVRRHVTVLVLTANRFIVSHTDEQNADTSSPTPYATTSTESVKLDRISSVVVSRVVANPESYTPGTLPREVVLTIGWGAVSRIDLEPAACGDPNCDADHGYTGNATADDLSLRVSDAGDGPDTVRQTLAFAQSLSEATAATR from the coding sequence ATGGCGAAGACCGGTACGACGACCCAGGGGCTGCGCGCGGCGATCGAGCGCAGCGGCTACTACCCGGCCCTCGTGGCCGAGGCGGTGGAGGCCGCCGTCGGTGGCGAGGCGATCGCGTCGTACCTGGTGCACCAGGAGACCACGTTCGACTCCAACGAGGTCCGTCGCCATGTCACGGTCCTCGTCCTGACGGCCAACCGCTTCATCGTCAGCCACACCGACGAGCAGAACGCCGACACGAGTTCCCCGACGCCGTACGCCACCACGTCCACCGAGTCGGTCAAGCTCGACCGGATCTCCTCGGTCGTCGTCAGCCGCGTCGTCGCCAACCCGGAGTCGTACACCCCCGGCACCCTGCCCCGTGAGGTCGTCCTCACGATCGGCTGGGGTGCCGTCTCGCGGATCGACCTGGAGCCGGCCGCCTGCGGCGACCCGAACTGCGACGCCGACCACGGTTACACCGGCAACGCCACCGCCGACGACCTCAGCCTGCGCGTCAGCGACGCCGGCGACGGGCCGGACACGGTCCGCCAGACCCTCGCCTTCGCCCAGTCGCTCTCCGAAGCCACCGCGGCGACCCGCTGA
- a CDS encoding GntR family transcriptional regulator encodes MRIPAQSVCTAIRDDIVSGVLPCGSRLTEEQLARRYGVSRVPVREALRTLESEGFVISRRHAGAHVAEPTEQEAADLLDVRALLEPLGAARAAQRRTDAHLKVLRGLVRLGQERARRGQGEDLRSLGSWFHETLAQASGSPALAALLTQLRHKIAWMYAVEPAAQPVEAWAEHGAIVDAVARGDAERARALTALHAERSLAQHRLKRQERGRVRASQHVVNTASAQN; translated from the coding sequence ATGCGCATTCCCGCGCAGTCGGTATGCACGGCGATTCGGGACGACATCGTGTCCGGGGTCCTCCCGTGCGGCAGCCGACTGACCGAGGAGCAGTTGGCCCGCCGTTACGGGGTCTCCCGCGTCCCCGTCCGTGAGGCGCTGCGCACCCTGGAGTCCGAGGGCTTCGTGATCAGCCGCCGCCACGCGGGCGCCCATGTCGCCGAACCCACCGAGCAGGAGGCGGCGGACCTGCTGGACGTACGGGCGCTGCTTGAGCCGCTGGGTGCCGCCCGCGCCGCGCAGCGCCGCACCGACGCCCATCTCAAGGTGCTGCGGGGCCTGGTCAGGCTGGGGCAGGAGCGGGCCAGGCGTGGCCAGGGCGAGGATCTGCGCTCGCTCGGCAGCTGGTTCCACGAGACGCTGGCACAGGCCTCCGGCAGCCCGGCGCTCGCGGCGCTGCTCACCCAGCTGCGGCACAAGATCGCCTGGATGTACGCGGTCGAGCCCGCCGCCCAGCCCGTCGAGGCATGGGCCGAGCACGGGGCGATCGTCGACGCGGTGGCGCGCGGCGACGCCGAACGGGCCCGCGCCCTGACCGCGCTGCACGCCGAGCGCTCGCTGGCGCAGCACCGGCTGAAGCGCCAGGAACGCGGACGTGTGAGGGCTTCGCAACACGTCGTAAACACCGCGAGCGCCCAGAATTAA
- a CDS encoding HPr family phosphocarrier protein: protein MAERRVNVGWAEGLHARPASIFVRAATASGVPVTIAKADGNPVNAASMLAVLGLGAQGGEEIVLASDADGAEAALDRLAKLVAEGLEELPETV, encoded by the coding sequence ATGGCTGAGCGCCGCGTCAACGTCGGTTGGGCCGAGGGGCTGCATGCCCGCCCCGCCTCCATCTTCGTCCGTGCCGCCACGGCCTCCGGCGTCCCCGTGACGATCGCCAAGGCCGATGGCAACCCGGTGAACGCCGCGTCGATGCTCGCGGTGCTCGGTCTGGGCGCGCAGGGCGGCGAGGAGATCGTGCTCGCTTCGGACGCCGATGGCGCCGAGGCCGCTCTGGACCGTCTGGCGAAGCTGGTTGCCGAGGGGCTCGAGGAGCTTCCCGAGACCGTCTGA
- a CDS encoding DUF4345 domain-containing protein, whose translation MAKALRVFAWVMGLACMAIGLFHVVGGNAAIPGEADAGPTLDSLGRFFGAIFTGYGLVWLWAARQDPVPAKAVRWLAAVFLLGGVGRLLSLAVHGWPHSFQVALTVIELVFPPVWFWLADADERASRERRPAGAPAAGPSLPDLA comes from the coding sequence ATGGCCAAGGCACTCCGGGTGTTCGCATGGGTGATGGGCCTCGCCTGTATGGCGATCGGGTTGTTCCACGTGGTCGGCGGCAATGCCGCGATTCCGGGCGAGGCTGACGCCGGCCCCACTCTGGACAGCCTGGGCCGGTTCTTCGGCGCGATCTTCACCGGGTACGGGCTGGTGTGGCTGTGGGCGGCCCGGCAGGACCCCGTCCCGGCGAAGGCGGTGCGTTGGCTCGCGGCGGTGTTCCTGCTGGGTGGTGTGGGGCGGCTGCTGTCCCTGGCGGTGCACGGGTGGCCACACTCGTTCCAGGTGGCGCTGACCGTGATCGAGCTGGTCTTCCCGCCCGTCTGGTTCTGGCTGGCGGATGCCGACGAGCGGGCGTCCCGGGAGCGGCGGCCTGCGGGTGCGCCGGCCGCCGGGCCTTCTCTTCCGGACCTTGCCTGA
- a CDS encoding TetR/AcrR family transcriptional regulator — protein sequence MPPRRRLPPADRRAQLLTVGAQLFSAAPYDDVLMEDVARQAGVSRALLYQHFPSKHALFAAVYQQATDRLLEATTFDPGATLVEQLTQGLDAHFDYFIANRHAVLAANRVLAGDPVIQTIMTDELDALRSRLLGVLPLADARTHAAVSAVLKAWLVFVQVLCVDWLTHETCTRTELRDTCIGAAVGALRPLLSEDPAPDWPPALPA from the coding sequence ATGCCGCCCCGCCGACGCTTGCCCCCCGCCGACCGCCGCGCCCAACTGCTCACCGTCGGAGCCCAGTTGTTCTCCGCCGCCCCCTACGACGACGTGCTGATGGAGGACGTCGCCCGGCAGGCCGGCGTATCCCGCGCCCTGCTCTACCAGCACTTCCCGAGCAAGCACGCCCTCTTCGCCGCGGTCTACCAACAGGCGACCGACCGGCTGCTGGAGGCGACCACATTCGACCCCGGCGCCACGCTCGTCGAGCAGCTCACCCAGGGCCTGGACGCCCACTTCGACTACTTCATCGCCAACCGCCACGCCGTCCTGGCCGCGAACCGGGTGCTGGCCGGCGACCCCGTCATCCAGACGATCATGACGGACGAGCTCGACGCCCTGCGCTCACGCCTGCTCGGCGTGCTCCCGCTCGCCGACGCACGCACGCACGCCGCCGTCTCCGCGGTACTCAAGGCCTGGCTCGTGTTCGTCCAGGTGCTGTGCGTGGACTGGCTCACGCACGAGACCTGTACCCGCACCGAACTCCGGGACACCTGCATCGGCGCAGCGGTCGGCGCCCTGCGCCCCTTGCTCTCCGAGGACCCCGCCCCCGACTGGCCGCCCGCCCTGCCAGCCTGA